gcacttactttcatgctttctttcatgtgcttgaccttagagatcatagcttagctctaccttgcttagtttcatatctttgttagcttgtgtagtttgctttgtttagccggttggtgaattgagccttactagccttgcataggttaaggttgttttattgctttagaattttgaaaaaggcccaattcaccccccctcttggtccatcgatccttacaacgtCTCAcaaaaacaacaactctcggcgcatcgccacccctaatcttaggatttcatccaagtaagtgccatgctgccctgatcgcttcctgcgatcagggcagcgtagttcttgctcttaccttggtattactcgtactgaagcatttttgatggcgagtaatactagttatcctgatgttcgtagcatggcttttggtAGATCTATTACGcttcattgcttatcatctacgaatatcacgttgttTCTGTGCTgacacgtttcaatcttatgctagttcttgttgcatagaattaatcgcacagaagcaacactctgcttcttttatgtttagtaaatctaatctgttatggtttgctcttattttaggagttggcgtaatatctgataggttaggccttgcaaacggattggacgatccagtggcgtagtagatgctttatcttgaccttgatagggattgttccgggaatcggctcttgctagttcttaggcctctgttttgggttatggtctagttgtctgttacgttcattaggcctagttacgtgtaggatgttccgatctagcagtgaagtttttaccatcgtggattagattagctagatttaattgaagcagcatTACAATTATTCGCTTTATTCGTCGACATTTGGATggttacagatccaatctgacaccgggactcgatcggctctttaaagccgatgcaagagttatcccggggagccgaccacggctcggacttacgtttacacgtgtctttgtatgcaggaaactgttcggagcacgtctacaccctcctgatcgggtataggtcaggtggcacgcccggttttccacaaaacctccgggcgcgtgactggattgcgggccgtcgacgagggagcagtgcctgccagcgccccagcaacctcccggctcttcgtgttgcccgtcgcagctcaccggtgggtttcgaccgacaacagttGGCTTCTAGGCGCGCCCTCCCAACCACCGGCATCGCTGCTATGGTGGGTCCTCGGCGCCGTACGGAGGGGGAGCTGGCGAGGTGCTCGGAGCATAGcgtcctccgccccgccgcaTGCCCCCACGGCTCGCCGGTGCGCGagctggagctccgccgccatggccggagcCGAGCCGGGGCCGctgcgagggaggaggaagggggcggcgcgcggtcTTCTAGGAGCGCTGCTCCACCGCGAGGCTCCTGGTCCGCTGCGAGAGGGAGGTGCCGGCCACACGGAGAAGCTTAAGATCGGACCAGCTGGAAATCGGCGTTACTGCGCCTCGCTCGGCTGGCTcgcggccgcccctgctccttctccacctcctccgtctcacacgagcgccgccgccgctccacggcCCCCGCGCGACGCTCCTGGAGTGGCCTACGCGTCCACCACACGATGCCTCCGCGGCCTCCGCGAGCCGCCTCCGCTCCGCGGCCTttgcgcgccgcctccgcccggaTGCTGCAGGCCgcaccaccgcccgccgcggaaCGCCGGAGCCCTGCGCGGCTTGGAGCCCGGCTTGCCCATGGCCTCGGTGCATGCTACGTggcgcgccgctccgccctcCACGCCCCTGACCACGCGTGCTGCTCCGCCCGTCCCGCCCCGACCGCCGCGCAGCAGGGGAAGGGGGCGGTGGGAGCAAGGGAGCTCGATCCGCCGGCGTCCGCGCCCGTGCGGATCCTCGCcggggaggccggaggaggccacggcgagcagcgctttgggggcgcgcgcggggcgggtGAGCCGCGGAGGTGAGGAGACCCGCTCCCCACGAGAAGGCGGCCGGGAGCCGAACACGGCCGCGCGAGAAGCTCCGTGCGGCCGTCGTGCGCTTGCAGGCCCGCCGCTGCGTCCTCAGCCAGCTCCGCGCAGCTCCTTGCGCTTGCGGCCGCGCTGCTCTCTGCCCCCCGCcggtggaggagggagggagcagaggagggacgGCGGCACGGGAAGGATGCCAGAGGAGGGGAtggggaggaagagagagagagaggcggtcCACGTTGGATCTGAGTCCATGTTGGATCCGAGTTGGCCGTCCACATAGACGGTTAGAGGCGGTCGGATgcgttttggacctcaagtgactcacttaaatagatcctgaatctaaaaatacattttcaaagttcatggacctgAACAGAACGgctcaactagtttaaggacccacagtgcattttactcaattTACAATGGACCGTAACTTTCAAAAGTGACGGGCGATCAGACCGCTCTGCCTCTGCAGCCTTCTCCTCCCCTTTCCCCTTTCTCCTTCCCCCTTTCCCTTTTTATATTTCCTCAGTGGATCTCGATCGGCGCGCTCGAGCGGCTGCAGGGGCGGCAACtagcgcggcggcagcagggtGGAGTGGCTCGGCAACGGCGGGCAGCCCAACGCTGGCATCTtcattttttccccttttttgttctttttattcaaGTTTTTTTACCCaagcttttttttattttggatgtAAAAGTTTTTCTCTTCATATTTTTCCAATTTATTTCGTAAAACTTTCTCTTTTAAATTTTCTCTCATCAATTTTCTTCTATATCTCCTAAATTTCCCTTGAAAACTTTCTGAACTTTTTTTTACcaaaaaatgataaaaaaatactgaagaggtaaaaagaaaaacaacgGTCGGAAGATCGACAGTAGGGAACTCCTCCTTACGATCGACCATAAACTAACCTCCCCCTCTTTTGAGACTAATTCTCTGGAGATATGCATTATAAATAAATGCGATCAAAAGCTTTAGAACATTGGTTTCACTATTATTGATCAACTAGCCATGACTAAAGATAAGATATTCAAGCTAGCTACGTTGATATTAATTCTTCCCGGTAGCGATGATGACGACAACAGTGTTGGAACAATAAAACCTGAAAAACCAAATACACATAATATGTCGTATCAATACTAAACAGATGAAAGCATGCAATTCTAAAAATTTAACGTAGGTCGTTTTTACAAATTTAGATGCATATTTTTTCTATATATATCCAGTGTATAGCAATCTATTTATTTCAAATTACTAGataatttataatttgaaacggaggaagtatagaatagtaaaaaaaaagataaactgTATTAACTACTTACTTCCACATTGGCTTCCGGCTGGCTGGCACTGGCTGGTCACAGTCGCGGGCAAGACCAAGAATCTTGCTTACTCTTACTGTGTTCTCCTCTTCAATAGTGGGGATGTGGCAAGATGCAAGCCATATCAGCATGGTCCACAGCGACACGACACGAAGGATTTGGGCGGACATAGTCTCCTGGAATTGTGATGGTGAACCTGCATTTCCGCAGAACCAACTGTCCGCCCTATTCGGCTGGATTGATCAGCCGCCGCTAGTGGCTTATTTGCCACTGTAGCTACAGTGCTTCGTCTGGGAAAAAGAACCAGCACCAGCCGTTGGACTGCCTTTTTTTCCCAGCCGAACAGGGGCTCTTTCTCGGCATAGCAATCTGGCTCGCCCCAAGCTTGATGTGCTGCAAACATGATAAAAAATAGAGCAAATACTAGAAGTCCAAGGGTGCTACTTTTGCAGCCATTCTGTACAAGTATTCTGGCTTGTATGATAGCCAGCGTCTTCTATATCTTACATGTATTGCACCAGTGTATTTGTATATAGCATGTTACAATGTGAGGCAAAATATGATGTATATATGGATGCAGCAATCTGCAAGTTGATACTACTGCAATTAAGTTCGAGTGACGGAGAGGACATAAATGTTAGGAATCTTTCGAAGAATTGTGAATACCGATCGAATCTCCCCGTCACGAGAGGAAATAAATGTCTAGAAATATTTGGACAGTTGCAAATACCGCATCCAAAATTTGAGTCGTGAAACAAAATAAATGACCAGAAATCGCGGGACCAAATTATGGTATCCTAGCACTTCAATAAAGATGAAGATAAAATGATCTTGATATCTTTTATCACTCAACTATCAAACtcataaatcatttaattttgTAAAGTTGATGAATACCAACATCGagttttggatttgaattcTGGTGTGATTGATAGTACTGCATCCATAACAATGGCCATCTGCCCATCTGACCGTAGACCAGTCCCCATGTGCCTCAACAATTTTACATGAGTCAACTCTTagcagagaaaaaaaataattcagAAATAAAGCAGAAGACAGGCTGCTGTGATAGAATGGGCCGAGTAAGCCTAAAAGACCCTTTGCAACtagcgcttttttcttttttatatttttaaaaaatcaaaatttcaaaaaaagaaaaaagcgcttgCAACTATGGCCAAAAATAATTCAGGTCCATACCCATTTATGGGCCTGGTAGCAGAGGGCTTACCAGGGGCCCACTAGCGGGCGGCCCAATTCATGTGAATGCACACAGGAATTCGTCTTCCAAAGCCGCTGGCGTAGTCTGCCAGTGTCCCGGCGCCCCGCCATGGGAGAACTGAGCGCAGGCGGCGAtgacgcctccaaggctccaaccCCCCAGGTCCCGGCTGCTTGGGGATGTGGGCGGCGCTTCGCCGCCCAGCGATTGCTTCCACCGAGATGAGGTCGGCGGCGAGCGGTGAGGATTTGCTCGGCTCTCGCCTCCCCTCGATCGGGTTAAAGTCTccatttttcttattttgttgaaacattcGATGATTTGTTTAGGTGCTATATGGTTTAGTAGTTTCACTTATACGTTTCAATTAACGAAAACTATCATGGCCTGCTGGGTGTGTTAGTTGTCTGCCTTGGCCACAACTGTGCAGTCTGCTAGTTTTACTTTGAACCGAAAACAGCGAGGGAGCCCCCCCGCAGTCTGTGCTAGTTTTACTTTGGTAGTTTGATTGTCTCCTAATCCAGACCAGCAGATATCTGATATTTATGTGACTTTTTTTTGTTAACATTCTCGTGAAAGTTACTTAATATACTGGAGCTGAGTTGattttcgttgcaaaaaaatgttGTGTTTGATTTTATATAGCTGTGATAAAACTGGGCTGCTGCTGATGAGCTCTGTGTTCCACGTTTCTCTGAGCGAAATTAGGTTGCATGTCATAGGAACCTAGGGATTAGAAAGAATGAAGTTACCTACTATTGTTGAATCTCTAGTGAACCTAAAGTTCAGAAATGACAAAAATGCTATTATAGTTAAAAGAACAGTTATAGCTGGGAGGCAAGCAGTCAATATCCGTGCACAAAGCACAACGAAGGAAAGAGcaagagaaaaagaaacaaatctGTAGAATATGGCCAATTTGGGCAAGCATTTTCTAACTATTGCCAATTTTCAGAACATGTCATAATTGAAATAATGGGTTtcatttcataaaaaaaatgtaaaatgaTTATTTGAATTGTAAAATATAAATGTCTGGTGATTTGTAGCGTAACTTTTATCTGCAACTAATACTCGGTGTCGAAGTTGCCACCTATGATAAGACTCCACCCTATTGTTTAGTGCTTCCTTTGTCATCTTGCATTGCATCTTTTGCCACTCAATGATTATTAAGGAAAAGGTCCAATCATCCAGTCAATTGAATCTCTGCTTGGTTTTCTTTCGCTATTATATATCAAAATGTAACAAATTGGTTTTATATGAGATTGTTAACAACCATGTTTAATATTgaatctagaaattctcacattcATCAGAGGATGGAGAGATATGAAAACCAATTGTTTGATAGGTTTGGATTTTACATTTGTGGACTGTTAAGATAACTTAGAACTCTAAATCAGAATAGATCATATCATCATGTCTAGATTAGAAGATATCGTATGTTCATGTACTTTTTTGCCTGTGGGTCATGTCCAACCCTGGTTTCTGATTTTCATTGAAAAGTTGTCTtatatataaaatttgaccACAAGCATCAATCATTCATGATTGTCAATCTTGACACTAAGAAAACAATCTAATACTGATACACTCTGCAAAATGCAGCTTGCTTATTTATAGGGTAATGTAGAATAAGATCATCGTCCTCGTAGAAAGAAGATCAGAAGGCCCTTGTTTATCATCAGGTGGACAATAAGATTTTCAGCGTCTCCTAGCAGCAGTTTCTCTCTGTGCATTGAAGTAGACAGCAGCTACAGGGAGACCAAGGTCATTTTCCTCAGCAAACTGCCGGGTGTTGAAATGATCCCTGATGGATGGCACAGTTACAGTTTGCCTGCGCTTCTGCTTGAAGAGGACAAAAATGAACCTATGGATACCGATGTTAGGTCTTGGGCTCTCGTAGCTTATGACCTCTTGCCCTGAAAGACTCATGGTTATTAATTCAAAGAACAACTGGAACATGGAATCAACTAAGCACGAGCCACGAGCCAGTTGAATAACCTACCAAAGGAGGCATCTGTCGTACCAGGTATATCAGTCACGATCCTGCAAATGTAAAGGATGAAATTTAGCCACTCCACTCTTTCTTTAAGTGCTTGGGGACCATGTTATTTTTTATGTATGCAAGATGAGCTATCTTGCAATCCCTGAGGTAAAGAAATGCTGAATATTACCAGTGAAGGTGCTCCCTTAGATATGGATCACTTGGTCCTGGGACATCTGGATCTGTCATCACCTGAAATTCAAAGAACTTTGGCCATTAAGGAAGGAATGGTACATATAGAATGGTTGGATTCAGCTGTGAAGCATTTGACTGCTAACCAATGTAAAGAAAGACCGCAAATCACCCCCTTGAACCTCCACTCTTGGTTTAGATGCAACTGCTGATGGGTAGATCTCATGGCCATTGAAGACAAGCTTGTTTGAGTTGTAGGTCACTATCATCTTTATACATGGGTTAAAGGAGTCGAGAACTTCTCCAATCACCCGACCGACTATGAGAGGCTCCACAGACCTAGACATGGTTTGAGGGTCAGGTATTTGTATTTTACACAACAAATGATCTGACTGAATGCAGTGAGCTATTGCACTCAAAGATATGCTGTGAACGGCTTATTGCGCACTGGTAGAGTACAAGCCTCTATTTATAGTGGTTTGGTGCCTGCTGCCGACTGTAGGATCAAAGAGGATGTGAAGCATGTGTGTTTCTTTAGTTGGGTATGCTGTGGGTGCAGCTGAAAAGGCAACAGGAAGATTGTACCGCTTTTTCCAAGAAAGCCAACAAAGAGTGTTATATCTTCTCTATCAATTATAGACAGAATCTATGCAAGCATTGCTTCGTGTATCTTCATTGAAGTTCTTGGAATAAAGCATTATTTCCCTCAAAACCATCTGATATGAATAATGATGAATACAGATGTGCAAAATTGTTATTTTCTTACTGATATAAACATATTGTAGATATTGTTTCAAGACTGAAACAATGTCCTTCAGTTTGCTGTGGAGTCCTCAAGAAAATATGTGACAGATCAATATGTATATGTTATATCTTTATAGAACATAACACACGTTCAGGGAAGTAGTAAGATTACAGAGCTAAACTATCTGGTATTATTTGGAAAGAGAGTTCGCCGCCTACAAGTTGGGTCCGCATGACAATCACTGTTTTCGCAGAATTTGATTCTTAACCatgttatcaaattgttgtgcGCCATAAAACCACTGCCATCTGATTTGTGGAGAGCATGTTTTGAGTAACTTAATCTTATTTCTTACCAAGATGGCATCTCTACATAGCTGTTTGTGTCAAGTTAGGAAGTATGAATTTTGTGGGgataaaaggaaaataaaagagGGGAGGAAGGGGGGGTGTATTTTTTTTCACTGTCTAGAAGACAAATTTTGCTGCACTATTGATGTGGAAGCCTTTGAGGTTTGCAGAATATGATGCTTAATCACCTTATCAAATTTGTATCCACTCTGCACTTTTTAAAGGAAAAAATGAGCTATTCTGGAAAATTTTAGTAGCATCTGATTTCTGGTGATCACATTAAAATACCTTATGTGAAACAAAAAGGCATCTAGTTGAAATTATTCATGGCAAGTTATGAAGTCTTAAATGGGGAAAGTAAGGAATATGATTCTTTGGAATTTGGTTTTTGGTGAAACTATCAATTCCATTTGGCATAATTGATTTGATGTTTACTgaaattgatgatattcttgTCCTCCTGTTTTCTAATATTTTGTTTAGTTATCTAGGGGATAAAATGTTGCACTGTCCGCGTGGAAGCCTCTCAACCCTGAAATGTTCATCTTTGCTTACTTATTCGTTTAGGCAACCCTCATTTAGCTGGCTCTTTTTCTGTTAAGGAAAAAGGAAGCTTTGAGTTCAATTGCTGCTAGAATCTTTCATCGAACTGTGATACCAGCTGATTTACCATTATtatctgtttattcttttatttgGAATGGTATGACAAGTCATCGCTGAAGAGAATAAAGGAACAGAAGGCAGTGCCGCCACCACTTCATCATGTAGGGGTGCTGTCTAGTGCATAGATGTCAATTCTGTTATAAAAAGTTCTTAGGTTCTTCTTGATTGAGGTATTAAAAAATCTTTATAGATTTCCATAAGTGGTGGAGCCAAGTACAGGTTTGTGCATTCTTCTGCTATGGTCAAATGCCATCATGCCTGCTTGGCAACATGCGCAAGTGGTAGAGGTGGAGTCAAGTACAGCTTGGTGACAATTTTCTGCTCCCAGACAAGGCCATGATATTTGCTTGACACCTAGCTAAGGTAGTGGAATCTCGTAGCTGTTCCAGCCAATGGTAAGTGCATATCAGCTTGGCAATATCGACTGTTCCAGCCAACGGTAAGGCCATGgttagctgctccatgggtaggaAAATCTCTATTTTCGGGAAATTGGACCAGTTTAGCGATATCAGTTTAGGGCTTTCTCATCCCTACATCAAATGATTTGCATtagtttctctcttttttttctctctctccactgATTTCAGTGATTTTCAAGTTTCTTTCCAGTGAAGTTTACTAGTTCTGTATTCTGTGGATAAAGGTTGGTCAGTAGCCAGAGTACTATGGGAGCAATAACAGACGGCTACCAATAATTGGTATACAGCCGCTTTGTACCCTGCGCAACTTTTTGGTCAGTACACTGAATGGTGAGTGGTGACTAGTGTCTATGGCATCTTGACTAGTTTCAGTTACATCAAAATCTTCACTAGTTACTCTCTAACCTATACTAAAACAATAGTAAAAGTCCAAGGTTGCTTTACCAATGTTCAGCTTAATTAGCAAGTTCCATTTATACATCTCTGCAGCACAACACAATAATAACCATCTTTCACCTCCATGCAGATGGTgatgtttcttggttattgtcATAAGCTGTTATTGGACACATCTGATGTTTGAAGCCCGTCGGCAAAAAGGAGCCATCCACTGAGCCTTTGTCCTAGAATATGTAGAGTGGTAAGTAACCAACCTGAATGACGGGAGGATCATTGTGGGCCAATGCCGGGAAGCAATTAGATACtcagatcttttttttttgaaataaaagatactCAGATCATGACAT
The genomic region above belongs to Panicum virgatum strain AP13 chromosome 8N, P.virgatum_v5, whole genome shotgun sequence and contains:
- the LOC120685569 gene encoding CEN-like protein 2, which codes for MSRSVEPLIVGRVIGEVLDSFNPCIKMIVTYNSNKLVFNGHEIYPSAVASKPRVEVQGGDLRSFFTLVMTDPDVPGPSDPYLREHLHWIVTDIPGTTDASFGQEVISYESPRPNIGIHRFIFVLFKQKRRQTVTVPSIRDHFNTRQFAEENDLGLPVAAVYFNAQRETAARRR